The Misgurnus anguillicaudatus chromosome 21, ASM2758022v2, whole genome shotgun sequence genome includes a window with the following:
- the LOC129441222 gene encoding uncharacterized protein — translation MSGLGKLRVAVIGAGAAGLCAARHLLSRPDTFAPPVVYELTKNIGGTWVYEERVGYYDDGLPIHSSMYRDLRTNIPKEVMSFPDFPFAKHLPSFVHHTEVRKYLEQYCHHFRLWDHIKFGTMVASVTPEEVKDGWNGMAWNVTTNDGLDHSKSTTERFDAVMVCNGHFYDPYIPAIPGLEKYKGTLMHSHDYRNAEPFVGKSVVVLGAGLSGLDIAMELSNVDAKVFLSHGQRPLTCPLPSGVQQAPPVKSVLDDGSLEFKDGKRAKPEVFLMCTGYNFTFPFLDEKVGVRVQEHLVWPLYKFLIPPAYPSLFIVGICRAICPFPHFHIQSQFVMSVLDGSFTLPTRQEMEKDIDLDIAARRARGIATRHILKLDSEQWAYNDELAQLGGFQPLPRYWSNLYESNKVFRARDMLNYKTNKFTVLNNTEWMVHNLHGQQLEKPLAVKKQI, via the exons ATGTCCGGCTTGGGGAAGCTACGCGTGGCTGTTATAGGGGCCGGTGCTGCGGGATTGTGCGCGGCCCGTCATCTTCTCTCTCGCCCTGACACTTTTGCGCCACCTGTAGTGTATGAACTCACCAAGAACATTGGAGGAACCTGGGTCTACGAGGAAAGAGTGGGATATTACGACGATGGCTTACCCATTCACAGCAGCATGTACAGGGACTTAAG AACCAATATTCCGAAGGAGGTGATGTCTTTCCCCgattttccttttgcaaagCATCTCCCCTCTTTTGTCCATCACACCGAAGTGAGGAAATATCTTGAGCAGTATTGTCATCATTTTCGCCTGTGGGACcacataaag TTTGGCACCATGGTGGCCTCAGTGACTCCAGAGGAAGTAAAGGATGGTTGGAATGGGATGGCTTGGAATGTCACCACAAATGATGGCCTAGACCACAGCAAATCCACAACGGAGAGATTTGATGCCGTAATGGTGTGTAATGG TCATTTTTATGACCCCTACATCCCTGCTATTCCTGGACTGGAAAAATACAAAG GGACCCTGATGCACAGTCATGATTACCGAAATGCTGAACCTTTTGTGGGAAAATCTGTGGTCGTCCTGGGAGCTGGTCTCTCTGGGCTGGATATTGCAATGGAGCTCTCCAATGTTGATGCTAAG GTGTTTCTCAGTCATGGACAGCGCCCTTTGACATGCCCTCTTCCTTCAGGAGTCCAGCAGGCTCCTCCAGTAAAGTCTGTGCTAGATGATGGCTCTCTAGAGTTCAAAGATGGGAAGAGGGCCAAGCCAGAGGTGTTCCTAATGTGTACAGGCTACAACTTCACCTTTCCGTTTCTGGACGAGAAAGTGGGTGTAAGAGTCCAGGAGCACTTAGTCTGGCCACTTTACAAGTTCTTAATACCTCCGGCCTACCCTTCACTCTTTATAGTGGGCATCTGCAGGGCCATATGCCCTTTCCCACATTTCCACATTCAG TCTCAGTTTGTCATGTCAGTGTTAGATGGTTCATTCACCCTTCCAACACGCCAGGAGATGGAGAAGGACATCGATTTGGACATTGCCGCCCGTCGTGCCCGTGGGATTGCCACCCGCCATATCCTTAAACTGGACTCTGAGCAATGGGCCTATAATGACGAGCTCGCCCAACTTGGAGGTTTCCAGCCCCTCCCTCGTTATTGGAGCAACCTGTATGAATCCAACAAGGTGTTTCGTGCCCGAGACATGCTTAATTACAAGACCAATAAATTCACTGTCCTCAATAACACAGAGTGGATGGTGCACAATTTGCATGGCCAGCAGTTAGAGAAGCCTCTGGCTGTTAAAAAGCAAATTTAA